In the Phaeobacter gallaeciensis genome, one interval contains:
- a CDS encoding YdcH family protein gives MSNTPHELAQEFPDKTELISQLKQSDAHFAKLADEYHEVNRAVHRAETNVEPVEELAEVEMRKKRAALKDEIWSLLSEKA, from the coding sequence ATGTCCAACACGCCTCATGAACTGGCCCAGGAATTCCCCGACAAGACGGAGCTGATCAGCCAGTTGAAACAATCCGATGCTCATTTCGCCAAGCTTGCGGATGAGTATCACGAGGTGAACCGCGCCGTGCACCGTGCCGAAACCAATGTGGAGCCGGTCGAGGAACTGGCCGAGGTTGAGATGCGCAAGAAACGTGCCGCACTCAAGGACGAAATCTGGAGCCTTCTGTCCGAAAAGGCCTGA
- a CDS encoding multidrug effflux MFS transporter, whose amino-acid sequence MNTSPRAPRTAPHIGTLILLAGISALAMNVFLPSLPGMAVYFEVDYRLMQLSVALYLAVNAVVQILVGPISDKMGRRPVILASIILFLLATLGCIFAPNAEIFLFFRMAQAAIAATMVLSRAAVRDIYDTDKAASMIGYVTMGMAVVPMISPAIGGILDQIFGWQANFWLLVVLALGTYALTYFDFGETAQKSGKTLLAQFKEYPELFRSPRFWGYSLASGLASGAFFAYLGGAPFVGTQVYGLDPATLGICFAAPAVGYFLGNFVSGRFSMAFGVNRMVLWGCIINGVGVAISLGIALAGLDSLYTFFGFMTCVGLGNGMAIPNATAGAISVRPHLAGSASGLSGAIMIGGGAGLSAMAGWVLVPGATAVPLLAIMFVTAVLGLLAIILVIQREKSLQL is encoded by the coding sequence ATGAACACCTCTCCCCGGGCGCCCCGAACGGCGCCCCATATCGGTACGCTCATCCTTCTGGCCGGCATCTCTGCCCTCGCGATGAATGTCTTTCTGCCTTCCCTGCCGGGCATGGCAGTATATTTTGAGGTCGACTACCGGCTGATGCAGCTCTCCGTCGCGCTTTATCTGGCGGTGAACGCGGTGGTGCAGATTCTGGTTGGCCCGATTTCGGACAAGATGGGCCGCAGGCCTGTGATTCTTGCCAGTATTATCCTGTTCCTGCTGGCCACACTCGGCTGCATCTTTGCCCCGAATGCGGAAATTTTTCTGTTCTTCCGAATGGCACAGGCTGCGATTGCCGCCACCATGGTGCTGAGCCGTGCCGCAGTGCGTGACATCTATGACACCGACAAGGCTGCCAGCATGATCGGCTATGTCACCATGGGCATGGCTGTGGTCCCGATGATCAGCCCCGCGATCGGCGGGATTCTGGACCAGATCTTTGGCTGGCAGGCCAACTTCTGGCTGCTGGTGGTGCTGGCACTGGGCACCTACGCGCTGACCTATTTCGATTTTGGGGAAACCGCGCAGAAAAGCGGCAAGACCCTGCTTGCGCAGTTCAAGGAATACCCCGAACTGTTCCGCTCGCCGCGCTTCTGGGGTTATTCGCTGGCCTCTGGACTGGCCTCCGGCGCCTTCTTTGCCTACCTCGGCGGCGCACCCTTTGTCGGCACACAGGTCTATGGCCTTGACCCGGCGACGCTCGGCATCTGTTTTGCCGCGCCCGCAGTCGGGTACTTCCTGGGGAACTTTGTTTCCGGGCGCTTTTCCATGGCCTTCGGCGTCAACCGTATGGTGCTCTGGGGCTGTATCATCAACGGGGTCGGCGTTGCTATCTCTCTAGGGATCGCGCTGGCCGGGCTGGACAGTCTTTATACCTTCTTCGGCTTCATGACTTGCGTCGGCCTCGGCAATGGTATGGCGATCCCGAATGCCACTGCGGGCGCGATTTCCGTGCGCCCGCACCTGGCCGGGTCTGCCTCGGGCCTTAGCGGTGCCATTATGATTGGCGGCGGTGCAGGCCTCAGCGCGATGGCGGGCTGGGTTCTGGTGCCCGGCGCCACAGCCGTGCCGCTGCTTGCTATCATGTTTGTCACAGCCGTGCTGGGACTTCTGGCCATCATCCTCGTGATCCAGCGGGAAAAATCTCTGCAGCTCTAG
- a CDS encoding helix-turn-helix domain-containing protein, translated as MATQKLYAGAKLREMRTRLELTQKDFAAKLGVSLPYLNQMENNNRPVSTTVVLALAQEFGMDVTELSTGDSERLVSDMREAMADPVFADDPPPLADLRLTASNAPALARAFLTLHRAYRQTHERLASLDEALGREDARIQASPWEEVRDFFHYCDNYIDAVDRAAERFAGAADVRAAALSALENAGITVQMTDMTGLRSYDAESRTLRLSNRSAPSTQVFQLLLQVALLSQDSLLEATLDFARFQTSEARAIAKIGLANYFAGAALMPYGRFLAAAQETRHDLERLATHFGASIEQVAHRLSTLQRPGAKGIPFFFVRVDQAGTITKRHSATRLQFARFGGACPLWNVHRAFETPGRFLRQLAETPDGVRYLSLAHDVSKPGGSFGSPVRRYAISLGCEVRHADALIYADTLDVNNASAYEPIGISCRICERKDCHQRSVPPLERRLSINADARGVLPYEVS; from the coding sequence ATGGCCACCCAAAAGCTTTATGCCGGAGCCAAGCTGCGCGAAATGCGGACCCGGCTTGAGCTGACGCAAAAGGATTTTGCCGCCAAGCTGGGTGTCTCCCTGCCCTATCTCAACCAGATGGAGAACAACAACCGTCCGGTGTCGACCACCGTGGTGCTGGCTCTGGCGCAGGAATTCGGCATGGATGTCACCGAGCTGAGCACCGGTGACAGCGAGCGCCTGGTCAGCGACATGCGCGAGGCGATGGCGGACCCGGTTTTTGCCGATGACCCGCCGCCCTTAGCCGATCTGCGCCTGACCGCATCGAACGCACCGGCGCTGGCGCGCGCCTTCCTGACGCTGCACCGGGCCTACCGGCAGACCCACGAACGGCTTGCCTCTCTTGATGAGGCACTGGGGCGCGAGGATGCCCGCATCCAGGCCAGCCCCTGGGAGGAAGTGCGCGATTTCTTCCATTATTGCGACAACTACATCGACGCGGTGGACCGGGCCGCAGAACGCTTTGCTGGCGCGGCAGATGTGCGCGCTGCGGCGCTATCGGCGCTGGAAAACGCCGGGATCACGGTTCAGATGACGGATATGACCGGGCTGCGCAGCTACGACGCCGAGAGCCGCACCTTAAGGCTCTCAAACCGCAGCGCCCCCTCTACTCAGGTATTTCAGCTGCTGCTGCAGGTGGCGCTGCTCAGCCAGGACAGCCTGCTGGAGGCGACGCTGGATTTTGCCCGCTTCCAGACCAGCGAAGCCCGCGCCATCGCCAAGATCGGCCTCGCCAATTATTTCGCGGGCGCCGCCCTGATGCCCTATGGCCGGTTCCTCGCCGCTGCGCAGGAGACCCGCCACGATCTGGAGCGACTGGCCACCCATTTCGGCGCCTCGATCGAACAAGTCGCGCACCGGCTATCGACCCTACAACGGCCGGGCGCCAAGGGGATTCCCTTCTTCTTTGTGCGGGTGGATCAGGCCGGCACCATCACCAAACGCCATTCTGCGACAAGGCTGCAATTTGCCCGCTTTGGCGGTGCCTGCCCACTGTGGAACGTGCACCGGGCTTTTGAAACGCCGGGCCGGTTCCTGCGCCAGCTGGCCGAAACCCCGGATGGGGTGCGCTACCTGTCGCTGGCCCATGACGTATCCAAACCGGGGGGCTCCTTCGGCTCTCCGGTACGGCGCTATGCCATCTCCCTGGGCTGTGAGGTGCGCCATGCCGATGCGCTGATCTATGCGGATACGCTGGATGTGAACAACGCCTCTGCCTATGAGCCGATCGGCATTTCCTGCCGCATCTGCGAACGCAAGGACTGCCATCAACGGTCTGTTCCGCCGTTGGAGCGCCGTCTTAGCATCAATGCCGATGCGCGCGGCGTACTGCCCTACGAGGTCAGCTGA